The genomic region CCCGGGCCGAGTTGTTCCGGCGCTACGTGCATCTGGTCGGCGTGACCAGCCCGGCGGAGGTCGCGACCTGGCTCGACTACAAAGCCGGCGCCGTCAAGGAGGCGTGGAGCCTGCTCGCCGAGGAGCTGACCGCCTGCCGGATCGAGGGGAAGCGACGCTGGGCCCTCACCGCCGACCTCGAATCGCTGCTGGACGGCCGCCTGCCGAGTACGGCGAAGCTGCTGCCGCCCTCCGACGCGTACCTGCTGGGGGAGCGCTCACTGGTCGTGCCCGACCGCGAGTATCAGCGCGAGTTGTGGCGGGCGGTCGCGAATCCTGGCGCCCTCCTGCTCGACGGCGAGATCGTCGGCACCTGGCGCCACCGCCTCACCGACAACCGCCTCCAGGTCACGTTCTCCCCGTTCCGCCCGCTGTCCGCGGCGGCCAGGAACGCCTTCGACCAAGCAGCCGAGTCTCTGGCCGCCCTCCGGTCCACCGCGGAGGTCACCACCACGTGGCCGTAGGCCTCGACCGTCGGTGCCTGGCTAGATGGCAGGGACGATCCGCCCCACCGAACGTCCTCCGCCGAGGACCTGGACGTGCCGCAGTTCGGCGGCAGGCGTGACGTCCACTCCGCACTTCGCGAGCAGCGTGAGGGCCAGGGCGGTCGTCGCCCGGGGGTTCCCGTCGATGACCTTGACCGCCACCGCGTGACCGTCCGGCGCGGCCATGGCGATCACACCTTCGGCTCCGCCCTTGGCGAGAACGCCGGGCAGGAGGCGCATGGTGTCGGTGTTCAGGTGACCGCGGCCGCCGACGAGTTGCGGGTAGGCACGCATCGCGGCGGCGACCTGGTGCTCCGGGCTGCCGGGCGACGCGGTGGCGAGACGGCCGAAGGCAAGGGCGAGGCCGGACAACGGCATACCGAGCAGGGGAGCTCCGCAGCCGTCGACGGTGACGACATCAATGGTTGCCGCGGTCAACCTCTCGATCTCCGCCTGGATGACTCGCTGCACCGGCGCCGAAGGCTCCAGATAGCCGGCCGCCGGGTCAGCGTCCGCCCCGGCGGAATGGCCGGCGACGGCAGCCAGCAGCATGGCCGCGTGCTTGCCGGAACAGTTCATCCGGACCGCCTCCGGACCGATGCCCTCGGCAATCAAGCGGAAGCGGGTCGGCTCGTCCTCCGGGCGGTCGGGCGGACACCGGAGGGCTGAGCGGTCGAGACCCGCCGACGAGAGCATCCGGTCGACCAGCGCGACGTGCTGGTCCTCGCCGGTGTGGCTGCCGGCGGCGATCGCCGTAGCTCGCTCGTCCAAGGTGGCGCCGGCGACGAGGCAGCCGACCGCCTGCAGCGGTTTGGCCGTCGACCGGGGCAGGATCACCGCCTCCGCATCGCCCGCGGCGTACAGCTGCCTGCCCTCGGGATCCAGCACCACCGCCATCCCGAAGTGCCGGCTCTCCACGAACCCGCTGCGCACCACCGCGGCCAGCTCGACGACGCCATCCAGACCCGGGACACCCTTCGACATGCCGCGGACGCTAGCACTGCGCCGTACGCCGCCCCGTGGGATCCGACGCGGCAGACCTGCCCGCGACCAGCCGGCAGTCCCTAAGGTGGGACCCATGCGACTCAACTACCAGGCAACCGGTCCCGAGGATGCTCCCGTGGTGCTGCTGGCGTCGTCGCTGGGCACCAACCACGCGATGTGGGCGCCGCAGCTCGACGCCCTGTCCGACCACTTCCGGGTCGTCGCTTTCGACCACCGCGGGCACGGCGCGTCCGAGGCGCCGCCCGGCCCGTACACGATCGACGACCTCGGCGGCGACGTGCTGGAGCTGCTCGACGAGCTCGGTGCCGAGCAGGCGTCGTACGTCGGCATCTCGCTCGGCGGCGCCGTCGGCCTCTGGCTCGCGCAGAACGCGCCGGACCGCTTCCACCGCTTCGCGCTGCTCTGCCCGCCAGTCAACCCCGCGGCCAACGCCCAGACCTGGATCGACCGGGCGGCTCAGGTCCGTGCCGAGGGCACCCAGTCGATCACCGAGGCGACGCTCGGCCGCTGGTTCCTGCCCGAGTACGCCGAGGCGCACCCGGACGAGGTCGACCTGATCCGGCAGCAACTGCTTGCCACTCCCGCCGAGGGCTACGCCGCCTGCTGCGAGGCCCTCAGCGCCCTCGACCTCACCCCGGACCTGGGCTCGATCACCGCCCCGGTCCTCCTGGTCACCGCAGAGTCCGACGCCTCCGTGCCACCGGAAACCGTCGTCCCTCTGGCCACCCAGATCCCGGGCGCGCACCTCGAGATCCTTCCCGGCGCCGCCCACCTGGTCACCTGGTCCCACCCCGACACCGTCAACCCCCTGCTGCTGACCCACCTCGGCTGATCACAGGCAGTCGCCGACTGACGTAGTCGGGTGGATGCGGGGGAGCAGGGCGGGCGGCGTTAGGCTGGTAGGCGGTCTGTCCCCCGTAGCGGAAGTATCTGATGACTGTCGAATCGCTGTTCCCCCGCCTGGAGCCGGTGCTGCCGGGTGTGCAGAAGCCGATCCAGTACGTGGGCGGTGAGTTGAACTCGGTCAGCAAGGACTGGGACTCGGTCAGCGTCCGGTGGGCGCTGATGTACCCGGACGCCTACGAGGTCGGGCTGCCCAACCAGGGCGTCCAGATCCTGTACGAGGTGCTGAACGAGCGGGAGCACCTGCTCGCCGAGCGGACCTACTCGGTCTGGCCGGACATGGAGAAGGTGATGCGGGACAACGGCATCCCGCAGTTCACGCTGGACAGCCACCGGCCGGTCCGCGCCTTCGACGTGTTCGGGCTGTCGTTCTCCACCGAGCTCGGCTACACGAACATGCTGACCGCGCTCGACCTGGCCGGCATCCCGCTGTACGCCGTGGACCGCGGCGAGAACGACCCGATCGTGCTCGCCGGCGGGCACGCCGCGTTCAACCCCGAGCCGATCGCGGACTTCATCGACGCGGCGGTGCTCGGTGACGGTGAGGAGATCGTGCTGGCGATCTCCGAGGTGATCCGGGAGTGGAAGGACGAGGGCCGTCCGGGCGGCCGGGACGAGGTGCTGCTGCGGCTGGCCAAGTCCGGCGGCGTCTACATCCCGAAGTTCTTCACCGTCGAGTACCTGCCCGACGGCCGGATCCAGCGGGTCGCGCCGAACCGGCCGGGCGTGCCGTGGCGGACCGCGAAGCACACCGTGATGGACCTGGACGCCTGGCCGTACCCGAAGAAGCCGCTGGTTCCGCTGGCCGAGACCGTGCACGAGCGGTACTCGGTGGAGATCTTCCGCGGCTGCACCCGGGGCTGCCGGTTCTGCCAGGCCGGCATGATCACCCGGCCGGTGCGCGAGCGCAGCATCACCACGATCGGCGACATGGTCGAGAACGGGCTGAAGCAGTCCGGGTTCGAGGAGGTGGGCCTGCTCAGCCTGAGCTCCGCCGACCACAGCGAGATCGCCGACGTCGCGAAGGGCCTCGGCGACCGGTACGAGGGCAGCAACGTGTCGCTGTCGCTGCCGTCCACCCGGGTCGACGCGTTCAACATCACGCTGGCCAACGAGTTCTCCCGCAACGGCCGGCGCAGCGGTCTGACCTTCGCCCCGGAGGGCGGCTCGGACCGGATGCGCAAGGTGATCAACAAGATGGTCAGCGAGGAGGACCTGATCCGTACCGTCGCGGCGGCGTACAGCCACGGCTGGCGGCAGGTGAAGCTGTACTTCATGTGCGGGCTGCCGACCGAGACCGACGAGGACGTGCTGGCGATCGCGGACCTGGCCAAGCGGGTGATCGCCACCGGCCGCGAGGTGTCCGGGCGCAACGACATCCGCTGCACGGTGTCGATCGGCGGGTTCGTGCCGAAGCCGCACACGCCGTTCCAGTGGACCGCGCAGCTCGGCGTCGAGGAGACCGACGCCCGGCTGGCCAAGCTGGGGGCGGCGATCCGGTCGGACAAGAAGTACGCCAAGGCGATCGGCTTCCGGTACCACGACGGCAAGCCCGGCATCATCGAGGGCCTGCTGTCCCGCGGCGACCGCCGGGTCGGCCGGATCATCGAGGCGGTCTGGCGCGACGGCGGCCGGTTCGACGGCTGGAGCGAGCACTTCTCCTACGAGCGGTGGATCGCCTGCGCGGAGCAGGCGCTGGCCGACGAGCCGGTCGACCTCGCCTGGTACACCACCCGCGAGCGCGAGTACGCCGAGGTGCTGCCCTGGGACCACCTGGACTCCGGCCTGGACCGGGACTGGCTCTGGGAGGACTGGCAGGACGCGCTCGAGGAGGACGGCGCGATCGAGGTCGAGGACTGCCGCTGGACCCCTTGCTTCGACTGCGGCGTCTGCCCGCAGATGGGCACCGAGATCCAGATCGGCCCCACCGGCAAGAAGCTGATGCCGCTGTCGGTCGTCTGAGTCCTACGGCGACACGGCGAACAACGCCTCGCTGAGTGACAGTTGGTCGGCGCCGGTGAGCACCAGACCGGCGCCGGTCAGCGTTTCGGCCGGTACGTCCGGGGTGGCCATCGCGACTGTCCGCATCCCGGCAGCCGCCGCGGCGGCGACCCCGTGCGCGGTGTTCTCGACGGCAACCGCCAGCCGGCCGGGCAGGTCGAGCCGGGACAGCGCGAGCTGGTAAACGGCCGGATCCGGCTTGTGAGCGGCCACCTCGTCCCCGGTCACGACGAGGTCGAAGAGGTCGAGCGCGCCCACCCGCTCCAGGTGCCCGGTCACCCAGGACCGCGGCGAGCTGCTGGCGATTCCGACCCGCAGCCCCAGGTCCCGCGCCTCGGCCTGCCAGCTCTCCACGAGTGTGGTCTCGGTGTTTATCAGCAGCCCGTCGAAGTCGAACACCACCGCCTCGAACTCGACCGGCGTCAGCAGCCGCAGCCCGAGCCGGTGGATCTCCCGCGCGGACAACCCGCACCGCGCCAGGTACGCGCGGACCCCGCCGTACCGCTGGTCGACATGGTCGAGCGCACCGAGGATCGTCTCCGGCAGACTGCGCCACAGCAGGCCGGCCGCCGCGCGCTCCTCGTCGGTCCCGGGCAGGGCGGCGATCCGGTCGGGGATGCCGAGCCGGGTCTCGCTCATTGCGTAGTCCGCCGCGATCACGTCCCCCGGCACACCGGCCAGTTCCTGGAGCAGTGCGACCAGCAGCCCGGTCCGGTCCTTGCCCGAGCGGCAGTGCACCACAACCGGTACGTCGAGCGGCACCTCGGCAATCGCCCGGTACGCCTTGAGGATCTGGCCCTGGTTTCGGTCGAGGCTGCCGCGGTAGATGTCGACCATCAGCGGCTCGTCGGCCGGCATCCGCCGCTGGTCCGCGACCGGGTCGATCCAGGGAATCCGCCGGTACGCCGGGTCGCCGTCGAGCGGGTGCGGCTCGGTCATCTCCCAGTCGGAGCGCAGGTCGAGCACCAACCCGGCCCGAACCTGGTGGAACGCCGCCCACCCGGCGTCGTCGAGCTGGTGCAGCGAGTCGGTACGGATGATCCCGGCGCGGGTCGTCCCGCCGTACCGGGTCGGCAGGCCGGCGACGTCCCGGGCGTTGAGGCAGCCGTTCCAGTCCAGATCCGTCACCCCGGTCAGCCTAGGGCGTGCCGATCCGGTCGATCAACGCACGTGCAGGCGCCTTGGCTGGGGGAGAATTGCCTGAAACCTCAAGGGGGAGGCCGTCGATGCGCCGAGAGCTGTCCGTGCCGTTCGAGACCCGCGGGCACCGCGGACTGGTCAACGTCCGGGTGCTGGCCAACGACGACCCGTGGGCGTCGGGCCACCAGCTGGTCGTGCCCGACCTGAACGCCGACGCGTACCGCGGTTTCCCGATCTGTACTGCCACTCTGCGGTACCACGGCTCCGGCCTGAACGCGATCATGGGCTGGGTGCAGCTTGTGCATCGCAGCTTCGACGACCAGCGGTCGGTCGACGTCCTGCCGTACTTCGCGAGCGCCGCGCCGCTCTACATCTACGGCCACCTGCCGACGTTCTTCGACGCACCGGCCAATCCTGAGCACCCGGACGGCGACTGGCGGGCGACGACCTTGCTGGTGATCGCGCCCGACGTGATCCACACCCGCGTCCTGGTCCCGATCGCCGCCTTCACCTGGGGCTACCGCCTCGTCGGCGGCCACGCCGATCCGCTCGACCCCGAGCGCGCCGACCCGGCGGACTGGTCCGGCCACCGCGAACTGCTCGACCGCGGGTACCCGGACTGGACCTTCGGCTGAGCCCAGGACTCAGAGTCCCAGCTGGAAGCTGATCCGGTGGTCGGCGGGGCGGAAGTCGAGCCTGTCGTTGACCGCGATCATCGCGGCGTTCTCGGGCGCGTTCCAGGTGTGCAGCACGGCCGGGTGGTCGAGCCCGGCCTGCAACGAGCGCAGGTTGGGAATCCTCACCGCCCGCCCGAGCCGGCGCCCACGATGCTCGGGCCGAACGAAGGTGTCGTACTGGTACAGCCGGTCCGGCGCCGCGGCATTGCCGCCCATCTGCGTGTACGCCGCGAGCCGGCCGCCGTCGTCGACCGCGACGGTGGTGTGGCAGAACCGGCCCTGCGCGATCCGGCGCGCTTCGCGGTCGAGCAGTCGCTCCGCCGTCCAGCGGGTGATCTCCAGCCCGCGGTCGCCCTGCGGCACGTCGCGGGTCATCGCCGTCAGCGCGTCGGCGAACTCGGCCAGCCACTCCCGCGGGGTGTTCTCCCGCCACTGCACCAGGTCGTACCCCGGCACCTGCCGCTCGAGACCGTCGATCGTGGCGTCGGCCAGCGGAAGCTCCAGGACCTGGTGCAGCTCGCTGTGCTTCCGGGCGAACCCGCGCGCCTCGGCGAACGCCGTACCAGCGCTGGTCCCGGTCACCGGGTCGCCCAGCGCGGAGCCGGACAGCTGAGTGCGGCCGTCCTCACGGGTGCGCTCCTTCACCTCTTCGAGCAGCCGGGTGCCGACGCGCTGCCGACGGAACTGCTGGTCGACGGCGAGCTCGACCTCCACCTGGTGGGTGTTCTCCTGCAGCGACCAGTCGAGCCAGGCGATGCCGAGCCAGGTGTCGCCGTCGACCAGACCGAAGCCGTCGGACCGCTCGTCCGCGTGCTCGGCAGCGAACACCAGCCGGGCCTCCTCCAGCCCGAGCCCGGCCGGAAACTCCTGCTCCGCTTGTCGAACTTCCTCCCGCACCCGGAAGAACCGCTCGAACACCGCGCCGTCCCGCCCGTCCACCTCCACGATCCGCATCCGGCGACCTTCTGGCCTCGGCCGCGCGCCGGCTGTTTCCGACCCGGCCGAAATGTTCGGCCGGGTGGCCGGACATGAAGAGGTGAGGAGCCGACGACGAAGGAGAGACGCGTGCGGACAAGACGATGGGTGCTCGCCCTGCTGGCCCCGGCGCTGCTGCTGGTGCCACTGCCGACCCAGGCCGCCGAACCGGCCGCACCGGTGGCCACCCCGGACAAGGTGGTCACGCTGATCACCGGCGATCAGGTCGTGCTGCGCGGCGGTGATCGGGACCGGGTCTCGATCGTCCAGGCCGCCGGGCGTGAGCAGGTCGGCTTCGAGAGCCGCCGGACCGCCGAAGAGTGGACGGTGATGCCGTCGGACGTCCGGGCCGCCGTGCAGAGCGGGCAGCTGGATCGCCGACTGTTCGACCTCGACCTGCTGGTGCGCGACGGGTACGACGACGCCGCCCGCGGCGACATCCCGGTGCTGGTCACCGGCTCGACGGTCGCGGCGCGGGAGGCCACGACGGTCCGCGCGCTGAAGTCCGGTACGGCGCTGTCGGTGCCGAAGGCGAAGGCCGCCGGGTTCCTCCAGCAGTTCGGTGTCCAGGGCATCGGCCGGCAGACGGCGACCGGAACGAAGATCTGGCTGGACCGGACGCTGCACACGTCGCTCGACCACAGCGTCCCGCAGATCGGCGCCCCGGCCGCCTGGCAGGCCGGCTACACCGGCAAGGGCGTCACCGTCGCCGTGCTGGACAGCGGCATCGACAGCACGCACCCGGACCTGGCCGGGCAGGTCGTCGCCGCCAAGAACTTCACCGCCGACCCGGCCGCCGACACCGGGGGACACGGCACGCACGTCGCCTCCACCATCGCCGGCAAGGGAACGAACGGCCACCGGGGTGTCGCCCCGGACGCGAAGCTGCTGGACGGCAAGGTCTGCGACGATTTCGGGTACTGCTCGGAGTCGACCGTGCTGGCCGGTGTCGAGTGGGCGGTCGCGCAGCAGGCCAAGGTCGTCAACCTCAGCCTCGGTGGTCCGGCCGGTGACGAGACCGACCCGCTCGAGCAGGCCCTCGACCGCTTCACCCGAGAGGCCGGCACGCTGTTCGTCGTTGCTGCAGGCAACAACGGGCGTGAGGTCGAGTCACCCGGTACCGCGGCGTCGGCGCTGACCGTCGGCGCGATCGACGCGGACGAGAAGCTGGCCGACTTCTCCGCCCCCGGCCCGGGCCGGGGCGGCGCGATCAAGCCGGACCTCACCGCACCGGGCGTCGGGATCGTCGCCGCGCGGGCCGGCGGCTCGCACCCGGAGGAGCCGGTCGGCGACCGGTACGCCAAGATGTCCGGCACGTCGATGGCGACTCCGCACGCCGCCGGGGCGGCCGCGCTGCTCGCGCAGCAGCACGCCGGCTGGAAGGCGCCGGAGTTGAAGGCCGCGCTCACCTCGACCGCCAAGGCCAACCCGGAGCTCACGCCGTACCAGCAGGGTTCCGGGCGGGTCGACGTGGCGCGGGCGGTCGGGCAGTCGGTGGTCGCCGCGACGACCAGTGTGTCGTTCGGGACGGCGCGCTGGCCGCATGCCGACGACCAGCCGGTGACCCGGCAGGTGACGTACCGCAACTTCGGCAGCACGCCGGTCACGCTCGACCTGCGGGCTGAGCTGAAGGCGGGCAGCAGTCCGGCTCCGGCCGGCGCGCTACGGCTGAGCGCTGAGCGGCTCACTGTCGCCGCCGGTGGCGAAGCTTCGGTGCAGATCGTTTCCGACACCACGCACGCCGGGCCCGACGGCCTCTACACCGGGCGGCTCCTCGCGACCGCTGGTGCGCAGCAGGTCGTTGTGCCGCTGGTGGTCGACAAGGAGGTCGAGAGCTACGACGTGGCGGTGACCACGCTGGGCGCGGACGGCAAGCCGGTCCCGGCGGGGCAGGCGTTCGTGTCGTTCGCGCGGCTGGACAGCTGGGAGCCCTTCGACGGACGGGACGTGACCCGGCTGCCGAAGGGCAAGTACGTGCTGGACGCCACCGTCTTCGGGCCGGCCGGCCAGCACTACCGGATCGTGCAGCCCGAGTTCGACGTACGCCGGGACGCCGCCGTCGTGCTGGACGTCCGGACGGCGAAACCGGTGAAAGTCAGCGTGCCGCGGGCGGACGCCCGCGGGTTCGTCTCCTTCTTCGGCTACCAGCGCAGGACCGCCACGGGCGGCGAGATGTCGACCTGGAACCTGCAGCCGCTGGGCGACCAGCTGTTCCTCGGCCGGCTCGGACGCCCGGTCCCGAACGAGCAGTTCAAGGCCTTCCTGGTCTCCTACCTGGGCCGCCTCGCCCCGGACGGCTCGCTGGCAGGCAGCCCGTTCGTCTACGGCCTGGTCGACACCCGGCGCGGCCAGTTCTTCGACGGGTTCCGCCGTACGATCCACTCGGACCGGCAGCTCGCGCACGTCGTCGCGCAGTACCGCGGCCCGGCCGGCACGGAGGACTCCTGGCGCCTCGTCGGCCGCCAACCCGGCGTCGACACCATGCCCATCGGCGCCCCGGTCACCCTGCCGCACACCGTCCACCAGTACCTCGAACCCCGCACCAACTGGCAACAGGCCTTCGCCGACGAAACCCGCGAACCCCGCCAGTACAAACCCGGCACCACCACCACCGAAACCTGGACCCACCCCACCCCCAGCTAACCTGCCCCCCGCCCGCTCTTTCGGGGGATAACCCGCCAAATGCTGGGTCCACCCATCGCATTCGGGTGGGTGGACCCACAACTTGGCGGGTGAACCCCTGAACGTGCGGGACCGAAGCGTCGCGTCCGGGGTGTGCTCGGCGCCGGCGGGGAGCCCCGGGGGATGGGACGTGCGGTCAGCGGGCCTGGCCCAGACGCCGTGGCGCTCCACCCCCGGCGTCTCGCGGGTTAACCCGTCAGACGCAGGGTTGGCCCAGCAGAATCCGGTGGGCCAACCGTTTGCCTGGAGGGTTAACCCACGCGACGCGGGGTGGGCCCAGCAGATTCCGGTGAGGCGACCACTCGTCTGCGGGGTTAGCCCGCGAGGTGCAGGGTTGGCCCAGCGGATTCTGGGGGGCCAACCAATCATCTGAAGGGTTAACCCATCGGAGCGGGCTGCCGGGCGGGTGAGGAGCGGGTGGGGGAAGGGGGCAGGTGGGGGGTGAGGTGCGGAGCCAGAGGTCCTGGCGTTCGACCACGCGGAAGCCGAGCTGCTGGTTCACCGCGAGCATCGGGTGGTTCGCCTCGGCGTTCCAGGTGTGGACCGTGCCGGGGGCGTCGCGCGCCGAGCGGGTCGCCGCCTGCAGGTTCGCGGCCTTGAGCGCGATTCCGAGCCGCCGGCCCCGGTGCTCGCGGCGTACGAGTGTCGACCGCTGCTCGAACTGCCCCGGCCGCGTCGGGGTCCCGGCGAGCTCCGTGAACCCCACCAGCACCCCGCCCGCGGCGGCGACCGTCGTCCATCCGGTCCGGCCGTGCTCGCGCCGATGGGCTTCGGCCGTGCGCAGCCGTTCGACCGTCCAGCGCTTCGGTTCGATCGCCAGCTCGTCGAGCGGGACCTCCTGATCCACCAGGCCGAGCAACCCGCAGTACTCGTCGACGTAC from Kribbella flavida DSM 17836 harbors:
- a CDS encoding GNAT family N-acetyltransferase; translated protein: MRIVEVDGRDGAVFERFFRVREEVRQAEQEFPAGLGLEEARLVFAAEHADERSDGFGLVDGDTWLGIAWLDWSLQENTHQVEVELAVDQQFRRQRVGTRLLEEVKERTREDGRTQLSGSALGDPVTGTSAGTAFAEARGFARKHSELHQVLELPLADATIDGLERQVPGYDLVQWRENTPREWLAEFADALTAMTRDVPQGDRGLEITRWTAERLLDREARRIAQGRFCHTTVAVDDGGRLAAYTQMGGNAAAPDRLYQYDTFVRPEHRGRRLGRAVRIPNLRSLQAGLDHPAVLHTWNAPENAAMIAVNDRLDFRPADHRISFQLGL
- the pcaD gene encoding 3-oxoadipate enol-lactonase; amino-acid sequence: MRLNYQATGPEDAPVVLLASSLGTNHAMWAPQLDALSDHFRVVAFDHRGHGASEAPPGPYTIDDLGGDVLELLDELGAEQASYVGISLGGAVGLWLAQNAPDRFHRFALLCPPVNPAANAQTWIDRAAQVRAEGTQSITEATLGRWFLPEYAEAHPDEVDLIRQQLLATPAEGYAACCEALSALDLTPDLGSITAPVLLVTAESDASVPPETVVPLATQIPGAHLEILPGAAHLVTWSHPDTVNPLLLTHLG
- a CDS encoding S8 family peptidase, encoding MRTRRWVLALLAPALLLVPLPTQAAEPAAPVATPDKVVTLITGDQVVLRGGDRDRVSIVQAAGREQVGFESRRTAEEWTVMPSDVRAAVQSGQLDRRLFDLDLLVRDGYDDAARGDIPVLVTGSTVAAREATTVRALKSGTALSVPKAKAAGFLQQFGVQGIGRQTATGTKIWLDRTLHTSLDHSVPQIGAPAAWQAGYTGKGVTVAVLDSGIDSTHPDLAGQVVAAKNFTADPAADTGGHGTHVASTIAGKGTNGHRGVAPDAKLLDGKVCDDFGYCSESTVLAGVEWAVAQQAKVVNLSLGGPAGDETDPLEQALDRFTREAGTLFVVAAGNNGREVESPGTAASALTVGAIDADEKLADFSAPGPGRGGAIKPDLTAPGVGIVAARAGGSHPEEPVGDRYAKMSGTSMATPHAAGAAALLAQQHAGWKAPELKAALTSTAKANPELTPYQQGSGRVDVARAVGQSVVAATTSVSFGTARWPHADDQPVTRQVTYRNFGSTPVTLDLRAELKAGSSPAPAGALRLSAERLTVAAGGEASVQIVSDTTHAGPDGLYTGRLLATAGAQQVVVPLVVDKEVESYDVAVTTLGADGKPVPAGQAFVSFARLDSWEPFDGRDVTRLPKGKYVLDATVFGPAGQHYRIVQPEFDVRRDAAVVLDVRTAKPVKVSVPRADARGFVSFFGYQRRTATGGEMSTWNLQPLGDQLFLGRLGRPVPNEQFKAFLVSYLGRLAPDGSLAGSPFVYGLVDTRRGQFFDGFRRTIHSDRQLAHVVAQYRGPAGTEDSWRLVGRQPGVDTMPIGAPVTLPHTVHQYLEPRTNWQQAFADETREPRQYKPGTTTTETWTHPTPS
- a CDS encoding TIGR03960 family B12-binding radical SAM protein; this translates as MTVESLFPRLEPVLPGVQKPIQYVGGELNSVSKDWDSVSVRWALMYPDAYEVGLPNQGVQILYEVLNEREHLLAERTYSVWPDMEKVMRDNGIPQFTLDSHRPVRAFDVFGLSFSTELGYTNMLTALDLAGIPLYAVDRGENDPIVLAGGHAAFNPEPIADFIDAAVLGDGEEIVLAISEVIREWKDEGRPGGRDEVLLRLAKSGGVYIPKFFTVEYLPDGRIQRVAPNRPGVPWRTAKHTVMDLDAWPYPKKPLVPLAETVHERYSVEIFRGCTRGCRFCQAGMITRPVRERSITTIGDMVENGLKQSGFEEVGLLSLSSADHSEIADVAKGLGDRYEGSNVSLSLPSTRVDAFNITLANEFSRNGRRSGLTFAPEGGSDRMRKVINKMVSEEDLIRTVAAAYSHGWRQVKLYFMCGLPTETDEDVLAIADLAKRVIATGREVSGRNDIRCTVSIGGFVPKPHTPFQWTAQLGVEETDARLAKLGAAIRSDKKYAKAIGFRYHDGKPGIIEGLLSRGDRRVGRIIEAVWRDGGRFDGWSEHFSYERWIACAEQALADEPVDLAWYTTREREYAEVLPWDHLDSGLDRDWLWEDWQDALEEDGAIEVEDCRWTPCFDCGVCPQMGTEIQIGPTGKKLMPLSVV
- a CDS encoding asparaginase, which encodes MSKGVPGLDGVVELAAVVRSGFVESRHFGMAVVLDPEGRQLYAAGDAEAVILPRSTAKPLQAVGCLVAGATLDERATAIAAGSHTGEDQHVALVDRMLSSAGLDRSALRCPPDRPEDEPTRFRLIAEGIGPEAVRMNCSGKHAAMLLAAVAGHSAGADADPAAGYLEPSAPVQRVIQAEIERLTAATIDVVTVDGCGAPLLGMPLSGLALAFGRLATASPGSPEHQVAAAMRAYPQLVGGRGHLNTDTMRLLPGVLAKGGAEGVIAMAAPDGHAVAVKVIDGNPRATTALALTLLAKCGVDVTPAAELRHVQVLGGGRSVGRIVPAI
- a CDS encoding HAD-IA family hydrolase, translating into MTDLDWNGCLNARDVAGLPTRYGGTTRAGIIRTDSLHQLDDAGWAAFHQVRAGLVLDLRSDWEMTEPHPLDGDPAYRRIPWIDPVADQRRMPADEPLMVDIYRGSLDRNQGQILKAYRAIAEVPLDVPVVVHCRSGKDRTGLLVALLQELAGVPGDVIAADYAMSETRLGIPDRIAALPGTDEERAAAGLLWRSLPETILGALDHVDQRYGGVRAYLARCGLSAREIHRLGLRLLTPVEFEAVVFDFDGLLINTETTLVESWQAEARDLGLRVGIASSSPRSWVTGHLERVGALDLFDLVVTGDEVAAHKPDPAVYQLALSRLDLPGRLAVAVENTAHGVAAAAAAGMRTVAMATPDVPAETLTGAGLVLTGADQLSLSEALFAVSP